The DNA sequence CCATTTCTCTCAGGGATGAACAAACCATATTTTGAATCTATCCCCTTATTTGCCCATCGCCAAATATTATAAACTTCGTACTGGTCAACTCCTTCACGCCCATTGGGCCCCGAGCATGGAGTTTCTGGTTGGAGATGCCAATCTCAGCCCCCATCCCGAACTCTCCCCCATCGGTAAACCTGGTAGAGGCATTCCAGAAAACTGAAGAGGCATCCACTTCTTTTAGAAATCTCTGGGCAGCATCTTTATCCCTGGTTACAATTGCCTCGGAATGCATCGATCCATACCTATTGATATGGTCTATGGCTTCTGAGAGAGAGTCAACAACTTTGACTGAGAGAATCAAATCCAGATATTCAGTACTCCAATCCTCTTCGCTGGCACTGTTAATATGGGGAAGGATACTTTTGCTCTTCTCATCTCCGCGAATTTCTACTTTTGCTTCCTCAAATTTCTTAATCATCCCGGGTAAGAATTCACCTGCAATATCCTTATGGACTAAAAGGGTTTCCATAGCATTGCACACGCCTGGCCTCTGCACTTTAGCATTAAAACATATCCTCTCTGCCATTCCCGGGTCAGCATTCTTATCTACATAAATGTGGCATAGTCCTTTACCATGACCAATCACGGGAACAGTAGCGTTCGCTTTTATATTCTTTATCATCTCTTCACTACCTCGAGGAATTACCACATCGATAAATTCATCCATCTTTATGAGTTGGAATACTGCTTCTTTCTCAGTAGTTTCCACCAACTGGATTGCGCCCTGAGGAATTCCTGACGAATAAGCAGCCTCTTGCAAAACCTTGGCGATAATCATATTAGAATTTATTGCCTCTGAACCCCCACGCAAGATAACTGCATTACCTGCCTTAAGACATAACCCTGCTGCATCACCGGTTACATTGGGACGCGATTCATAGATTATAGCTATAACACCCAGAGGAACCCTGACTTTTTCAATTCTTAAGCCATTGGGCCTTACTTTCTGTTCAATAACTTCGCCAACCGGATCGGGCAGTTCGGCTATTTCCCCTAAACCTTTAGCCATGTTCTTAATTCTCTTATCATTTAAAGTTAGCCTATCAATTAACGCAGGGCTAAGACCTGCTTCTTTAGCTTCTTTTAAATCGATTCTATTTTGGGACTTGATATCTTCAGCTCTCTCCTCGATCGCTTTAGCCATGGCCAGGAGTGCTTTATTCTTCAACGAAGGGCTCAGATTGGCCATTGCCCTCGCTGCCAGCTTTGCACTTCTTGCCATATTTTCCATCTCTTTTTCGGTCTTCATAATTCTTTATCCTCATGAAATACTTTCAGATATGAAATAATACGGCGTTTATTCTAACATAATTCACCAACTAATGCAATAGGGAAAGAGTATTTATTGGTGGGATTTTTAACTAATGGGTCTTACGGAACTCGGCTACTCGTTGGTAGAGCCCGTTTTTAAGGAGAGAGATACGCCGGATAATGATGGGGATTCCCACATAGAGAGGAAGGGTAACTAAATAGATAGGCTCACCAAAATACCATGCCAGAAGAGGACAGGTAACATATATAACCAGACAGCTACTCTCTATAGGCGGTGCTTTCTGACACCAGGTAGGAAAATGTAACCAAGTCCAACCTATTCCCATCCCCACCAAAGAGAGAAGAAAAGCCTCGCGAGGCATCAGGGGAAGAATCACTCCTCCCAGAGTTGCCAGGCCAGACCCCCCACGAAACTGGAGAAAAATTGGCCAATTGTGTCCAGAAATTGCTGCCAGAGCTGTGAGAGTAACGGCATGAGGGGGCATTTTGAGAGCCTTAGCAAAAATTACTGGGATTGCACCTTTAAGTATATCGAAAATAGCTACTCCAATCCCCAAGGAGGCTCCGACCGTTAACATCACATTCCTGGCTCCAGCATTACCTGAACCCAATTGTCGTATATCGGCTCCCTTCTTCCACTTTGTAATATAGTATGCAGAAGAGAGCGAGCCCAAAAGATATGCGCCAACTACTAAACCAATTTGTCTTAATATTGCTGTTTCCATCGCCTCTTGATTTTATAAAATATCTATTT is a window from the bacterium genome containing:
- a CDS encoding glycerol-3-phosphate acyltransferase, which gives rise to METAILRQIGLVVGAYLLGSLSSAYYITKWKKGADIRQLGSGNAGARNVMLTVGASLGIGVAIFDILKGAIPVIFAKALKMPPHAVTLTALAAISGHNWPIFLQFRGGSGLATLGGVILPLMPREAFLLSLVGMGIGWTWLHFPTWCQKAPPIESSCLVIYVTCPLLAWYFGEPIYLVTLPLYVGIPIIIRRISLLKNGLYQRVAEFRKTH
- a CDS encoding glutamate-5-semialdehyde dehydrogenase, whose amino-acid sequence is MKTEKEMENMARSAKLAARAMANLSPSLKNKALLAMAKAIEERAEDIKSQNRIDLKEAKEAGLSPALIDRLTLNDKRIKNMAKGLGEIAELPDPVGEVIEQKVRPNGLRIEKVRVPLGVIAIIYESRPNVTGDAAGLCLKAGNAVILRGGSEAINSNMIIAKVLQEAAYSSGIPQGAIQLVETTEKEAVFQLIKMDEFIDVVIPRGSEEMIKNIKANATVPVIGHGKGLCHIYVDKNADPGMAERICFNAKVQRPGVCNAMETLLVHKDIAGEFLPGMIKKFEEAKVEIRGDEKSKSILPHINSASEEDWSTEYLDLILSVKVVDSLSEAIDHINRYGSMHSEAIVTRDKDAAQRFLKEVDASSVFWNASTRFTDGGEFGMGAEIGISNQKLHARGPMGVKELTSTKFIIFGDGQIRG